The following DNA comes from Peromyscus leucopus breed LL Stock chromosome 2, UCI_PerLeu_2.1, whole genome shotgun sequence.
CTCTGCTGGAATTCTGGGGCTTGGTAAGCATGGAACTGGGATGCTCAGGTGTAATGCTAGCGTGTTCTGAGGGCTGGGCAAAGCCTAATAGGGCCAAGCGTTGGGCAGGTGGGGTAGAAAAGTAGATCTTCTGTTCTTCTGAGTAACGTTCTTCAGGAGTCACAGCATCCCGGTAAGTCCAGTCACGCCAATGGAAATTGAAGCCTTCGAGCAGAGTGATGCGGCCAGCTCTTGTAGGCACACAGTCAGGGGCCTTTCTGGGTGGCAAATTTGGTACTTCAATCCCTGGCAGCAATATTACTCCTCGGATAGCAAACCAGCCCCCAAATCGGGGGTGTATGCACACACCTGCTATGTGCTGGGGAGAGGGCAAAAAGTAGTTTTCAGGTTTACAGAAGTCATTTTGATACTAGGTCCAACTCCCATTATTGCAAgcttttttcctcaatttctttttttttttctttttttttttttttggtttttcgagacagggtttctctgtgtagctttgcgcctttcctgggactcacttggtagcccaggctggcctcgaactcacagagatccgcctggctctgcctcccaagtgctgggattaaaggcgtgcgccaccaacgcccgtctctttccctcatttttaagaaatctattgtgtatatgtgtctattgGGGATCAGAAGGCAATTTCATGGATTTGGTTCTCTctcacctttacatgggttctagagatcaaactcaggttggtaGTGCCTTTACCTCCGTCTCACTGTCCCTGTCCTCTTCTTGACCATCTATTCATAGAATTATGGCCTCAGCAGCTTCCCAGTTTCAGTATTAGTCTCCTGATCACTACTCTGCCTTTGGATTTTCCTGACACAGCCATGGAACACAAGAACAAGAACACAAGAACAGAGCAGgcaagccgggtagtggtggcatacaacccagcactcaggaggcaaaggcaagatgggtctctgtaagtttgaggccagcttagtctacacagtgagttctaagacaaccAGAGATGttttttgtctcaaaacaaaaaacagaccagGAAGTTGGTGAGATGACTTAGTGAGTGAAGGTATGTGcagccaagcctaacaacctcaGTTCATCcccaaggacccacatggtggaaggagagaactgactcctgcaattatcctctgacctctatcaatgcatgcacacacagtaaatatttttaaaacactaaaaggGACCAGATTTTTTGAACTGTTACGTCCTCAGGTaaatcagcaggtaaaggagccaGAAAACAGGTGAACTATTTGTCAGGACCATAGTTGTTCTGGGTTACGTATCAACTTCATCAAAGGAAGGTGAAGGACCGTGGGACCTCATAGAAATACTTGGAGGGCCTTTACTATTTTTCTCTCTGAGTccccactcattcattcacatgGATTCTCTAACCTGGGTCCCCCATGGGTCAGCATCCACATCTTGTCGTTGGTAGTAGTAAGCAGCACCTGCCACATGGGCTGCGGTCTGGGCTAGAATCTTAGGGCGCCGGTTGGGGTGGACCTCATAGTCAGCAATGACTTCCATTTGCAGTTCTGGAAATTTCTGGAACAGAATAAGGGGCTCCTGTTAGCATGATGGGAGTCATGACTGTTCTGTTCTGCAAAGGCCTAAGTTGTGTATTAACATGATCCTGTTCTCATAAGCTCATggcttagttttttgagacagggtcagaatggccttgaacttgctacatatAGCCaaaggtaatcctcctgcctctacctccctactACTGGGATTCTCCATTAAAAGCCCTGTTTCCTCaaacaggctagagagatggctcagcggttaagagcactggctgttcttccagaggtcctgagttcaattcccagcaaccacatggtggctcacaaccgtctataatgagatctggcatgcaaacagaacactgtatacataataaataaataaatcttaaaaaaaaaaaaagccctgtttGAAGGGAAAACACAACTTTAACCTAAGACGCTACTAAATGAAGGAAATTGAAGTTCCTCTGCCCTCTCAGAAGGGCATGTGCTCGAAGGGAAATACAAAAGACTTCGCTCATTATCAGGAGTTATTGAGCCTTGTgtacaaatatgtacacatgtgcatataaataAGTACAGGCTGGGAAATACTGTTCTGCCTTCAAAAGGCTTCAAAGAGCATAGAGTTTGTAAGCACAGGGCAAAGAACAGCACACAATGCCTAAAAGATGTATTTACTATTCCAGTACGTATTCAGATTAGCCTGAAGTTCATACAGTTGTCCATCAGTGTAGTCACTCTACGAAACTGATTTCAGGTGGGGGTCTCTGCTAAAGGAAAGGGTAAAACCTGGGTGTGAGAAAGCAGGATAGGGGGGCTGGGgattttagctcagtggtagagcgctagcaagtgcaaggccctgggttcggtcctcagctccggaaaaaaaaaagaaaaaagaaaaaaagagaaagcagaatagGAAGAAGTTACAGAATGGCATAGCTCCTAGCCCCAAATCTAGATCCTGCACTGCGCTTGATCGACAGGGAAGCAGATGTAGGCTTGGGAGTTGAAGTTGAGCCTTACCTCCCTAACACTCCTCAGGTGGTAGGACACGCACTGATCCACTGGGTCTCTCGGTGGTTGGAGGTGGTGGCTCTTCAAGAAGGGCTTGAGGGCTTTGTCAAACATAGCAGGTGTGCTTAGTACCAGGAAGGCCAGAGTAGGTCCTGGGAAGGGCAAGTggaaggctggaggcaggagttcaTTGTACCACGCCACCTGGAACACAGAAAGCTCAGGTCTGGTTGGCAAGCAGCTTGGGCCTTAACTAGGCCCGCATCTTGGCTTTGCATTCAAGGCTTCATACATTTTGCACTCATCtccatttcattcattcaaaGAATTTTCACTGATGCTATGTAATGTATGCATATTAACCTTATATGGGCAATCTGTCTGCAATTGACAAGGAGTGAAGTTAGGAAAGAGTTTATAAACAAACTAGAATAGAAAGTGACAATTGgccaggttgtggtggtgcacacctttaatcccagctcttggggggcagaggcaggcagatctctatgagttctaagcagcctggtctacaaagcgagttccaggacagccgggtctgttacagagaaacgctgtctccaaaaatttaaaaaaataaaaagattaaaaattaaaaaaaaaaagagccgggcggtggtggcgcacgcctttaatcccagcactcgggaggcacagccaggcggatctctgtgagttcgaggccagcctgggctaccaggaaaggcacaaagctacacagagaaaccctgtctagaaaaaccaaaaaaaaaaaaaaaaaaaaaaaaaaaaaaaaagtgataattaTGACCAGTCCTATGGCAGGACCAGATAACCATCCTCTGATActagaaaaaaactgaaatcCAGTCTTGGGGGCTGGTAAGGAAACTGAAGGTTGATGTGGGGGATAGAGAATCTGCTGTTTATttatctgagacagagtctcactatgtagccttgccAGTAGAAATGCATTCAGCccactgggctgtggtggcatacacctttaatcccaccactggggatggggtggggtggtgcagaggcaggtggatctctgagtttcaggccagcctggtctacagagtgagttctaggacagccagggctgcacagaaagaccctgtctcaaaaaaaccagaaagaaagaaaaagaaaaaaaatgtactaagTGCATTTGAGAAGAGCAGACTATCTAGTGTGGTGGaagtgaaaaggagaaaaggcttGAGAGATTAGTAGGAGGTTGTGCCTGACCTTAAATACCAACTTAAAAACTATGACTTCCAATTTGGTGACAGTGAGGAGTCATTTAACTTAAAATAGTaaagtgctgggcagtggtggtgcactcctttaatcccagcactcgggaggcagaggcaggcagatctctgagtttgaggccagcctggtctagagagagatccagaacaggctccaaagctacacagaaaccctgcgttgaaaacaaacaaacaaacaaacaaacagaataaagtgACCTGATAGTTTAGAAAGATTTGGTTGCAGTGTAGAGAATGGATTGGATCCAAGATGGAAGCCAGATTATAGTAATCCTAACGAGAGAAGTGTTTTGGGATACAGAATGGGTTGTTGGGCTAAAAAACTATGAGCTTGGAAGATTCAGGGATATTCATGATGGCTGTTGGATGTAGGACTGAGAAGGTGAATAGCAGGGCCTCATAATAACAGGCAGAGCTACAGCTAACTCCATTCAGTATACTagttcccatttctctctctctctctctctctctctctctctctctctctctctctctctctctctctctcatacacacacacacacacacacacacacacacacacacacacacacttttcagacagggtctcactatatagtcctggctggcctggagctccatATGTAGAACAGACTGGAGTCAAAGTCTTCTGCCACCGTACCTGGACCTCACATAGGCATTCCTGTTTTTTCCCTATCTGCCATCCATCACTGCCTCCTTTCAATAACCCTCCCTCCTTTCAatccatcttttattttaaataattcatttatttttattttatttgcattagtgctttgcctgcatgtttatctatgtgagggtgtcagaacttgggagttacagacagttgttagctgccatttgggtgctaggaattgaaccctggtcctttggaagagcagtcagtgctcttaactgctgagccatctctccagcccctaaatccATCTTTTCACGCTTGTTTTTGAACTGGTGCTTGAgattaaacccagagccttgccaATACTAAGccagcactctatcactgagttacaGCTTCAGCTcagtttcattctttttcctcaatttgggaattgaacctaagacCTCAAGCATGGTGGTCAAgagctctgtcactgagctacaccctccaGAGGTTCAATTTCAAGTTTTTTCCTCCTGCAAATGCGTTCAAGCTAGATTTACTTACTTCTCTATAGTATCTTATTCTAAGTCTTGCTGTGGACAGCTCAATGGAATGGGTGAGAAATGGGAAGTCTCTAAAGATAGGTCCAAGGACTCAGGATGATTTTAATTTAGGCTTGTGTCCTAAGCATATCTTGTTCACTCAGTACTGTGGGATAGGGCGGAGCCGGGTGGTGTGGAGTGGGACCGAGGTTACAGAGAGTTCGTTCTGTACCAGGCGAGCGTGAGGAATTTCTATGCTCAGTCCTGTATTGATGGCTAGCAACATTATGAATTAGCCTTCTGTTGGCTGACGGAACAAACTAGCCAATTGTGCCTTGCTCAACATCAggaattctcttctttcttcaacGGACCGAATACATAGCCATGCCTACCTTCCAAACTTTGACCTCTCCTAATTCCTTTGGAAGCGTCTGGTGATTCCGGCCCCACAGGgggacattattattattattatttttaaattacggAGAGGTCAGGTATCGTGGGTTGAATCCAATTCATTTGTTTGACATCATAAAGAGGTAATCGGGCAAACGTGTCTGTTTCTCTACCTTTTTAACAAGCCCCATTTCACATCACGACTCGGAGACTGGGTTATTAGACGGCCGCGGTAGGAGCTTGGGCTCACCGGGCCTCATACTTTTGGCGCCAAGGCCAATCATACAGCTGGCCCTAGAACCACAGGGAAGTCAAACCAACCTGGAAAGGGTAAACCTCGAAGCCAAAAGGACACAAAGTGTCCTCAATCTTCTGCTTCAGGTCTGCGACACGCGGCTCCATTAGCGCACGTTGAACGCTGAGCTTGCTGGGAAATGGAGTCTTATTGTTAACTTGGGCTTTTAGGAGTTAAGACGAGccggactacatttcccaggaggTAAAGGACAAGTTAACATCTTCCATTGACTCTGCGCGATGCATCTTGGTACAAGTAGTTAGTTTGGTCGTTGGAGCCCAAACATAACAGAGTCTGTACGACTCCGTGTCCCGACAGGCTTCACGGGGAGGTGTGTGTATGAACGTACGGGGGCGCTTCCAGGGAGACGTATTTCCGCCCTCTATTGCCGGTTGTCTCCGCCAGAAGCGGACTCAGTTTCCCGGGTGGCGCTGCGGCACCCGCTCTTAAATCTCACTCTCCGCCTACCAGAGTTTGAACTCACGGGCGGTAGTAGTAGCTGATACAGACTTGACGTGGAGATTGTGCTAGCGTCCTTGATTTGGGGAGGTTTCAACCAAGATTCGGCTCATTCTACCCTCACTTGATATCTGTGTTTATAGAGTATTCTATTTTCCCCACTTCCCCAAGAACTCCGTTCCCTAGTTCCAGATTCGCAGTTTTTCGTGGTACTGTATCTGTAGCCTTAATATCCCACTCCCACTTTCCTCTCTCCATGTAACACTGTGTCCTGTCCTGGACTTTACCGCTGGTATCTTTGTGTGGGAGAGCAAGAGCAGGAAAAGTCAGAGACGCAGTCCATAGTCCTCCAGGATGAATAGGAGCCCTAGCTGGTCTGATCAACTGCATGCAGTTCTCAATTCAACTGATGAAAATATGGCCCGGATTAAGGTGAGAAGGCACAGGAACCTCCCTTCCCGACCTCCCGGAGTTCTCCTTTCCCCATTGGGAGACTAGGCTAGGGCGTAGATTAAAGGACACTGAAAGCTCACTGGCTTGTGGAACTGTTTTCTTTTGTAGCAGAATTTGTATCCTCTTCGAGTTTCCTCTACAggtaagtattgttctttctctcagccttttcttttttttcaagtccGTTCTTCCAGTGCCTGCCTGTATCATCTATAATTCTGTACAAATTCCAGCTACTTCCCTTCTGAAACTTTGATTTCCTACACAGACAGACCCTGCTCTTGTCCCTTCCTTATTCCTTCACTAGGGGACCTGGCTGACACCTGGATTTCCCCTCATCATTTGCCTCCACAGCCAGGGGCCCAAGCTCATCAGCCTTGGCCTCTAAAGACTCCGGTTCTTGGAGAGAGACTGAGCTGCACTGAATCTCACAGCTCATCTTCTCTCTGGAATGAAATTACTAAGCTCCGATCCCAGCTTCAGTCTCAGGCTCAGGTGAGGAATTAGGTGTTTGTATGAGGTGGCAATGTGAGAGAATAATATTAGGAGCTaggaaaacaacttaaaaagTAGTTTCTGGGTTTTCTGTCCTTGGATAGGTGACTGCGGCGCTAAGGGTGCTGTGCAGAGCCTGTTGAAGGATCGGGAGCAGCAGATGAAGAAGATCACTGCTCTGGAAGGTACTGGGCCAATTCTTTGCTTCATGTGCAGTATacagagttttaaaattaaaactggagTTGTGTGCATACTGAGCTATGCTCTACTGCTGATCTATATACAACTTTTGGTTGtgaggctgagccatctcttcagccccacatgACTTTGTATACGTGCCCacagttttgctatgtagctttTGTATGTGtacttgttttgatttgcaaGTAGTGCCTGGGCTCATGTGTGAAGCTCTTAGAGCAGTTTGCCTTCACTTGTCCCACTACAGCATCACTAAAATTGCTTCAGGAGGGCCCAAAAGGGAGAGCCCTTCTGGAGCAACGCCTGGAAGGGTTGAGAAAGGAACTGCAGGGCCTTCGGAACCAGGTTCAAGAGCTAGTCCAAACCCAAACGAGAACAAGACCAGGGAAGTTCAGTAGTACCAATGGCTTTCACCAAGAGCTGCGGACTGAGTAAGTGATGGGCAAGactttgtctttttgtttatttaagatttattttctggtgtcacacacctttaatcctagtgctcaggaggcagaggctggtgatctctatgagtttgagtccagcctgctcCACATATTGAGTTGTAGGCCAACTAGGGCCActtagcaagactttgtctccagCCACTTTGGGTTTGTTATTTGATTTTAGAATGACATGCTGTCActcatgtaggcaccagcttttGTGGGAAGAGTCAGAGATTCTTCGGGAGGAACTGAAGTTGCTTCGAGACCAGCTGAGTAAGTAAAAGACTGAGAGTATTCTTTTGTCCCCATTTCTGGaatattttcttgttcttctagTAACTGACCATACCTCTGCCTCTTTGAGCTATTGAAAAGtctagcaaatttttttttttaatttttattttatttttttgagacagggtctctgtatagccctggctgtcttggaactcactatgtgaaccaggctggccttgaactcacagaaacccactgcctctccctccaaagtgctgggattaaaggcatatggcaCCAACCCCTGGCCAGGCAAATTATTTGTATATTGTGTGATGCCTTGTACTTCGCTAAGCATGTGCTTCACCACCAAGCTACACCCCTAGCCTTtggcaaaatattttatattgttctttttctctcatggTATGAATTTAGTCTCTCCTATCAGCTTTGAATCTTTCCAGCCGCTGGATCAGAGCATGTTTGTCTAAGTTTCTActgccagccaggtggtggtggcagacacctttaatcccagcatttgggaggcagaggcagggggatctttgtgagtttgaggccagctttctACTGCCAGTCCAATTACAAGACAGCGAAGAAGGAGTGACGTTGGAGAATGGTGTCCCCGCATATCCTGTCTCATTTTCAGGCCAACATCAGGAGTTGCTGCTGGAACAGATAGCTGAAGGGCGCCAGGTTCAAGCCCGCAGCTGGAAGGTAGGACAGGCTTCGACCAGTTTCCACATATTTCTTCATGGAGTCCCcatccttcctgtctgtcctgcTCTACAGAAAGGCCTAGATATCTTCTTCCACCCCCATCTCTGTCCCCATCATTCTTCCCCATGCTGATTCCATATCCCTCCAAAGCAGTTCTTCCCAGTCTCTTTGCTGTATACCTGTGTCACTGTCCTCGCCTGTACGAAGGCTTTTGGGTGTTGAGGAGGTGGGGAGTTGTGGGAGGGAGTTTCCATTGGAATGGGAGAGATTCTCCTT
Coding sequences within:
- the Mmachc gene encoding cyanocobalamin reductase / alkylcobalamin dealkylase isoform X2, translating into MFDKALKPFLKSHHLQPPRDPVDQCVSYHLRSVREKFPELQMEVIADYEVHPNRRPKILAQTAAHVAGAAYYYQRQDVDADPWGTQHIAGVCIHPRFGGWFAIRGVILLPGIEVPNLPPRKAPDCVPTRAGRITLLEGFNFHWRDWTYRDAVTPEERYSEEQKIYFSTPPAQRLALLGFAQPSEHASITPEHPSSMLTKPQNSSRARSWLSPSVSPPVSPGP
- the Ccdc163 gene encoding LOW QUALITY PROTEIN: transmembrane protein CCDC163 (The sequence of the model RefSeq protein was modified relative to this genomic sequence to represent the inferred CDS: substituted 1 base at 1 genomic stop codon), yielding MNRSPSWSDQLHAVLNSTDENMARIKQNLYPLRVSSTGDLADTWISPHHLPPQPGAQAHQPWPLKTPVLGERLSCTESHSSSSLWNEITKLRSQLQSQAQVRNXVFGAVQSLLKDREQQMKKITALEASLKLLQEGPKGRALLEQRLEGLRKELQGLRNQVQELVQTQTRTRPGKFSSTNGFHQELRTEHQLLWEESEILREELKLLRDQLSQHQELLLEQIAEGRQVQARSWKTLEHLQSDQKGKFQTLEVTRTEAPDAQKEEPYFLSSEVSLPDCDRSWELLKKLDRELQNSFSNLEPSSSQSHAQSLGQEDLFFQGPKIFQSEL
- the Mmachc gene encoding cyanocobalamin reductase / alkylcobalamin dealkylase isoform X1 — translated: MEPRVADLKQKIEDTLCPFGFEVYPFQVAWYNELLPPAFHLPFPGPTLAFLVLSTPAMFDKALKPFLKSHHLQPPRDPVDQCVSYHLRSVREKFPELQMEVIADYEVHPNRRPKILAQTAAHVAGAAYYYQRQDVDADPWGTQHIAGVCIHPRFGGWFAIRGVILLPGIEVPNLPPRKAPDCVPTRAGRITLLEGFNFHWRDWTYRDAVTPEERYSEEQKIYFSTPPAQRLALLGFAQPSEHASITPEHPSSMLTKPQNSSRARSWLSPSVSPPVSPGP